From Sporosarcina sp. 6E9, a single genomic window includes:
- the hemQ gene encoding hydrogen peroxide-dependent heme synthase, with protein sequence MNEAAVTLDGWYALHDLRTMDWPSWKILSNEERQTVIDEFHQYLDKLQKAHDEKTGSHAFYTVVGQKADFMLMILRPTMDELQELEAEFNKLAIADFTIPAYSYVSVVELSNYLAGESDEDPYQNPYVRGRLYPELPRSQYICFYPMDKKRDGDDNWYMLDMDTRKKLMYDHGMIGRSYAGKIKQIISGSVGFDDYEWGVTLFSDDVLQFKKIIYEMRFDEVSARYAEFGSFFVGTILDGDKTTEFFKI encoded by the coding sequence TTGAATGAAGCAGCAGTTACGCTCGATGGATGGTACGCATTACACGATCTTCGCACGATGGATTGGCCGTCTTGGAAAATACTTTCAAATGAAGAACGTCAAACAGTAATTGATGAGTTTCATCAATATCTGGATAAACTCCAAAAAGCACATGATGAAAAAACAGGCAGCCATGCTTTCTATACAGTTGTTGGGCAAAAAGCAGATTTCATGCTGATGATTTTGCGTCCGACAATGGATGAATTACAAGAACTTGAGGCGGAGTTTAATAAGCTTGCGATTGCGGACTTTACAATCCCGGCATATTCTTATGTTTCAGTTGTTGAGTTGTCTAATTATCTTGCTGGCGAGTCAGATGAAGATCCGTATCAAAACCCGTATGTTCGCGGCCGTTTGTATCCGGAATTGCCACGCAGCCAGTATATCTGTTTCTACCCGATGGATAAGAAGCGCGACGGTGATGATAACTGGTACATGCTTGATATGGACACGCGTAAAAAATTGATGTATGACCATGGTATGATTGGTCGTAGTTATGCTGGGAAGATTAAACAAATCATTTCAGGGTCTGTCGGTTTCGACGATTATGAGTGGGGTGTTACGTTGTTCTCGGATGACGTGCTTCAGTTTAAGAAGATTATTTATGAAATGCGTTTTGATGAGGTAAGCGCACGTTATGCTGAATTCGGATCGTTTTTCGTAGGCACGATTTTAGATGGCGATAAGACTACTGAGTTTTTCAAGATTTAA
- a CDS encoding aminopeptidase has protein sequence MRIENIIPDFLEVYDTNQDIRMTDLEMYINKHPSIFDQYFPNHCPKTEERLQLAISKYPTQMDAIRRISEQLPSMIKKIEALFNKTFNIDLNLALSYKLIVGTFGSNAFVTQDNKREIYFAVEKLSADIEHLKVIVAHEIGHVAHFSFASNQDMNWTTVDWLNGLTTLYTEGVATYLSKKTVPNLNASVYFTYDAEGDSWVECYEKNKIEVKRRFLEDVSGGWDMAKEKEWFRLSGGSYFDHNRLGYLLGTDYVEHLVDRIGEEKALTFWVGNDLKEDISAWLRAK, from the coding sequence ATGCGCATAGAAAACATCATTCCAGACTTTTTAGAAGTATATGATACAAACCAAGATATTAGAATGACTGATTTAGAAATGTATATAAACAAGCACCCAAGTATATTTGATCAATACTTTCCGAATCACTGTCCAAAAACGGAAGAACGTCTACAACTGGCAATTAGTAAATATCCGACCCAAATGGACGCCATCCGTAGAATATCAGAACAGCTGCCAAGTATGATTAAAAAAATAGAAGCTTTGTTCAATAAAACCTTCAACATAGACCTAAACCTAGCACTTTCCTACAAACTGATTGTCGGCACATTCGGTTCGAACGCATTCGTCACACAAGATAATAAACGAGAAATCTACTTCGCAGTCGAGAAATTATCTGCCGACATCGAACACCTAAAAGTAATTGTCGCGCACGAAATCGGTCACGTCGCCCATTTTTCATTCGCATCAAACCAAGACATGAACTGGACAACAGTCGATTGGTTGAACGGACTTACAACACTATACACAGAAGGCGTTGCGACGTATTTATCTAAGAAGACTGTTCCAAATCTCAACGCATCCGTGTACTTTACATACGACGCGGAAGGGGATTCGTGGGTGGAATGTTACGAAAAGAATAAAATTGAAGTAAAAAGACGTTTTTTAGAAGATGTTTCCGGTGGTTGGGACATGGCCAAAGAAAAAGAGTGGTTTCGACTGTCCGGCGGTAGCTATTTCGACCACAACCGCCTTGGTTATTTACTAGGAACCGATTATGTAGAACACCTCGTCGACCGGATAGGGGAGGAAAAAGCACTGACGTTTTGGGTTGGGAATGACTTAAAGGAAGATATTTCGGCGTGGTTACGCGCTAAATAA
- a CDS encoding cell wall hydrolase gives MAVIAYNEAEVELLARLMRAEAEGDGMEGMLMVGNVGVNRVLGDCLDFNDIRTLEQMVFQRPGGFEATTKGYFYQRARPEDIALARRVIAGERFHPASRSLWFFMPTGSCPAQWYGQWNTGRYKSHCFYSPLVSDCPTV, from the coding sequence TTGGCAGTGATTGCGTACAATGAGGCAGAGGTTGAACTACTTGCCCGGCTTATGCGTGCCGAAGCGGAAGGAGATGGTATGGAGGGCATGCTAATGGTTGGGAATGTTGGTGTCAACCGTGTGCTTGGTGATTGCCTAGACTTTAACGACATTCGCACCCTGGAACAAATGGTATTTCAGCGCCCCGGCGGCTTTGAAGCAACAACAAAGGGTTACTTCTACCAACGTGCGCGTCCGGAAGATATCGCGCTTGCCAGACGAGTTATCGCAGGCGAACGTTTTCATCCTGCTAGCCGGTCGTTATGGTTTTTCATGCCTACAGGTTCTTGTCCAGCCCAGTGGTATGGTCAGTGGAATACAGGCCGTTACAAGTCGCACTGCTTTTACTCTCCACTAGTAAGTGATTGTCCAACCGTTTAA
- a CDS encoding spore coat protein GerQ, translating into MVQYYWNPNFQQPNMQNPNMQQMQPMQQQMVPPPVTIPSGRPTNLPMGEQSYIENILRLNIGNPGVFHFSFAHTIGEELNVRNIAGSVEAAGRDHVIINEAATGHQFLFPMIYFDYAEFEGQVEYFPQTMQSRQV; encoded by the coding sequence ATGGTCCAATATTATTGGAACCCCAATTTTCAACAACCGAATATGCAAAACCCGAACATGCAGCAGATGCAACCAATGCAACAACAAATGGTTCCGCCCCCGGTGACGATACCAAGCGGCAGGCCGACGAATCTTCCTATGGGAGAACAATCGTACATTGAGAATATTTTACGGTTAAATATCGGTAACCCCGGGGTGTTCCACTTTTCCTTTGCACATACAATCGGAGAGGAATTGAACGTGAGGAATATTGCTGGGTCCGTGGAAGCGGCGGGTCGAGATCACGTCATTATCAATGAAGCTGCGACAGGTCACCAATTCCTTTTCCCAATGATTTACTTTGATTATGCAGAGTTTGAAGGCCAAGTAGAATATTTCCCTCAAACGATGCAATCTCGTCAAGTATGA